In the genome of Streptomyces collinus, one region contains:
- a CDS encoding NfeD family protein: protein MPWFLWLLAAAALGAAEFFTLTLVFGLLAGAALVAAVVAGVGIGLLGQLLALAAATAAGLVLVRPVALRHMAQQPLIRDGSDALIGKRAEVMQEVTATRGLIKLSGEEWSARALDETHVIPVGALVDVMEIEGATAIVYPRELLP, encoded by the coding sequence ATGCCGTGGTTCCTGTGGCTGCTCGCTGCCGCGGCGCTGGGTGCCGCGGAGTTCTTCACCCTGACCCTGGTCTTCGGGCTGCTGGCGGGCGCCGCGCTGGTCGCCGCCGTGGTCGCCGGTGTCGGCATCGGCCTGCTCGGCCAGCTCCTGGCCCTGGCGGCGGCGACGGCGGCCGGCCTCGTCCTCGTCCGTCCCGTCGCGCTGCGGCACATGGCACAGCAGCCCCTCATCCGCGACGGCAGCGACGCGCTGATCGGCAAGCGGGCCGAGGTCATGCAGGAAGTCACCGCGACCCGCGGTCTGATCAAACTCTCCGGCGAGGAATGGTCCGCCCGCGCCCTCGACGAGACCCATGTGATCCCGGTGGGAGCGCTGGTCGACGTCATGGAGATCGAAGGGGCCACCGCCATCGTCTACCCCCGCGAGCTCCTTCCCTGA